The Streptomyces sp. RKAG293 genome includes a region encoding these proteins:
- a CDS encoding GAF and ANTAR domain-containing protein: protein MIREQRLTEVFVEVADSLTDDFDVIDFLQQLSVRCMELLNVAAVGIMLADSHDTLQTIAASDEHTRLLELFAQEHDQGPCVDCYNSGNARTNINLTDWTIAAKWPQFAVQAQDTGFVAANALPLRLRGRTIGAMGLFQTDPEPLTASDLTLAQALADIATIAILQQRTLAHSELERGQLQYALTSRIVLEQVKGILAERWNTSVDDAFTALRTYARSHSYQLTSLAREIADGTFDTNQMSRPATTLRP from the coding sequence ATGATCCGAGAACAACGTCTGACCGAGGTCTTCGTCGAGGTCGCCGACTCCCTGACCGACGATTTCGACGTGATCGACTTCCTGCAGCAGCTGTCCGTGCGCTGCATGGAGTTGCTGAATGTCGCGGCGGTCGGCATCATGCTGGCCGACAGCCACGACACCCTGCAGACCATCGCCGCCTCCGACGAGCACACCCGGCTGCTGGAGCTGTTCGCCCAGGAGCACGATCAGGGGCCGTGCGTGGACTGCTACAACAGCGGCAACGCCCGCACCAACATCAACCTGACCGACTGGACGATTGCCGCGAAGTGGCCGCAGTTCGCCGTCCAGGCCCAGGACACCGGCTTCGTGGCCGCCAACGCCCTGCCGCTGCGACTGCGCGGGCGGACCATCGGCGCGATGGGCCTGTTCCAGACCGACCCCGAACCCCTGACCGCCTCCGACCTCACGCTCGCCCAGGCACTCGCGGACATCGCGACCATCGCGATCCTGCAGCAGCGCACCCTGGCCCACAGCGAACTCGAACGTGGCCAACTCCAGTACGCCCTCACCAGCCGCATCGTCCTCGAACAAGTCAAAGGCATCCTCGCGGAGCGCTGGAACACCAGCGTCGATGACGCCTTCACCGCGCTGCGCACCTACGCCCGCAGCCACAGCTACCAACTCACCAGCCTCGCCCGCGAGATCGCCGACGGCACCTTCGACACCAACCAGATGTCCCGCCCGGCCACCACTCTCCGGCCCTGA
- a CDS encoding GNAT family N-acetyltransferase: MRYGPGQAQKVEGHQPSAGGEMYLRGLNRWQAEDQCEDMADLYVESSATAPGQEYRSRERFLRRLTEDVRRPGFDMMVAEATVAAEAPALVGCIFGYPVGRDGSWWQGLDGEFPQEIEQLTASGHVFAITEIVVHPHEQHRGLAGRLQERLLAEHQASLGVTRVDQTDDAGQAAFRLWGWQDIGQIRDSLGSAVQRVLMLPLGERSAAVPDGLAHNADNEPPREADAQDPGMRR; this comes from the coding sequence ATGAGGTACGGGCCGGGACAGGCGCAGAAGGTGGAGGGTCACCAGCCCTCAGCGGGCGGCGAGATGTATCTGCGCGGGCTCAACCGCTGGCAGGCCGAGGATCAGTGTGAGGACATGGCGGATCTGTACGTCGAATCGTCTGCCACCGCGCCTGGTCAGGAGTACCGCAGTCGTGAACGTTTCCTGCGACGGCTGACCGAGGACGTACGTCGGCCCGGTTTCGACATGATGGTCGCGGAGGCCACCGTGGCGGCCGAGGCACCCGCCCTGGTGGGTTGCATCTTCGGCTACCCCGTGGGGCGTGACGGTTCGTGGTGGCAGGGCCTCGACGGTGAGTTTCCGCAGGAGATCGAGCAACTCACCGCGTCCGGGCACGTCTTCGCCATCACCGAGATCGTGGTCCATCCGCACGAACAACACCGGGGCCTCGCCGGCCGCCTGCAGGAACGGCTGCTCGCCGAGCACCAGGCATCGCTCGGTGTCACCCGGGTCGACCAAACCGACGATGCCGGCCAGGCGGCCTTCCGATTATGGGGCTGGCAGGACATCGGTCAGATCCGTGACTCACTCGGCTCAGCGGTCCAGCGGGTGCTGATGCTTCCCCTCGGGGAGCGCTCGGCGGCGGTACCCGACGGCCTGGCCCACAACGCGGACAACGAGCCCCCTCGCGAAGCCGACGCCCAGGACCCGGGCATGAGGCGCTAG
- a CDS encoding ATP-binding protein has product MAPLYCAADCSGEAGSIADARHCAGTFMDRLAAALGVPVSDRLRYDVQLVVTELVTNANRHTHGPCLLELEGAVGSVIITVSDSSTALPRAFPPDPQRVGGHGIEILQRICQELIVERVPVGKRIRAVLAIS; this is encoded by the coding sequence GTGGCGCCGCTGTACTGTGCCGCTGACTGTTCCGGTGAGGCCGGCAGCATCGCCGATGCGCGGCACTGCGCGGGCACCTTCATGGATCGCCTCGCGGCAGCCCTGGGCGTACCCGTGAGCGACCGGCTCCGTTACGACGTGCAGCTCGTGGTGACGGAACTGGTGACCAACGCCAACCGGCACACGCACGGCCCGTGCTTGCTGGAGCTTGAAGGCGCGGTCGGCTCCGTCATCATCACCGTGTCGGACAGCAGCACCGCGCTTCCACGCGCGTTTCCCCCCGACCCCCAGCGGGTCGGCGGCCACGGCATCGAAATCCTCCAACGGATCTGCCAGGAACTGATCGTCGAGCGGGTACCGGTAGGCAAACGGATCCGTGCCGTCCTCGCCATATCCTGA
- a CDS encoding GAF and ANTAR domain-containing protein: MAELMRRLEPEQTFKSSTDIGPIISTATDVLGADGLSVSLLTEDEKTELLWCSGDIARCFEEMQLTLGEGPGPDAVRTGAMVWVPDLARTRAERWPILSMEAPDLEARAVYCFPLGIGAIRVGVLTAVRRMPGPMSAQQADDAIAMASVLTAHCLNHHVLPGTEAGGGPDGPPQVLNAVIHQATGMVSAQLSVPLPQALARLQGHAYGSGRSLTEVAKDVVDRRLRLTDQGNGSPTPPSVVDKD; the protein is encoded by the coding sequence ATGGCGGAGCTCATGCGTCGGCTGGAGCCGGAGCAGACATTCAAGAGCAGCACCGATATCGGCCCGATCATCTCGACGGCCACCGACGTCCTGGGCGCCGACGGGCTGTCGGTGTCCTTGCTGACCGAGGACGAGAAGACCGAGCTGCTGTGGTGCTCAGGGGACATCGCCCGGTGTTTCGAGGAAATGCAGCTCACCCTCGGGGAGGGCCCGGGGCCCGACGCGGTACGAACAGGGGCGATGGTGTGGGTGCCGGACCTGGCCCGCACCCGTGCCGAGCGCTGGCCCATCCTGAGCATGGAGGCCCCCGATCTTGAGGCGCGGGCGGTGTACTGCTTCCCCTTGGGCATCGGCGCGATCCGGGTCGGGGTGCTGACCGCCGTGCGGCGGATGCCGGGCCCGATGTCCGCGCAGCAGGCCGACGACGCCATCGCCATGGCCTCGGTGCTGACCGCCCACTGCCTGAACCACCACGTACTGCCCGGCACCGAGGCCGGCGGTGGGCCGGACGGCCCGCCGCAGGTGCTGAACGCCGTCATCCACCAGGCCACCGGCATGGTCTCGGCCCAGCTGTCCGTCCCCCTGCCGCAGGCGCTGGCGCGCCTACAAGGCCATGCTTACGGCAGCGGGCGCTCCCTTACCGAGGTGGCGAAGGACGTCGTGGACCGGCGCCTTCGCCTGACCGACCAGGGCAACGGTTCGCCGACGCCGCCATCCGTCGTAGACAAGGACTGA
- a CDS encoding STAS domain-containing protein, producing MPIPLHLTAHRRDRQARTLITLSGDIDLDSAPLLNAALEQCLHDGSRTIDVDLSAVTFCDCTGLNTFLFFLQRATAVGGTLRLHRPPVTVARLFSLTDTSSLLLAPSAGHTLPPPVPLLKVPRRLASVMSAARDAA from the coding sequence ATGCCCATCCCGCTCCACCTCACGGCCCATCGTCGCGACCGCCAGGCGCGGACGCTGATCACCCTGTCCGGTGACATCGATCTGGATTCGGCGCCCTTGCTGAACGCCGCTTTGGAACAGTGCCTGCACGATGGCAGCCGCACCATCGACGTCGACCTCAGCGCTGTCACCTTCTGCGACTGCACGGGCCTCAACACCTTCCTGTTCTTCCTGCAGCGCGCCACCGCCGTCGGAGGAACCCTGCGCCTGCACCGTCCACCCGTTACGGTGGCCCGGCTGTTCTCCCTCACCGACACCAGTTCGCTGCTTCTGGCCCCCTCCGCCGGCCACACCCTGCCCCCTCCAGTTCCGCTCCTCAAGGTGCCTCGGCGGCTCGCATCCGTGATGTCTGCGGCGCGTGATGCGGCATGA
- a CDS encoding GAF domain-containing protein codes for MRSHHSGAGPAAVTYHDKNGTKNQVLVNHCGCGDHAAGTAEAHLAAEETAAAPGGQRPPGAARCQLHREARTQLLSPYAAPLPAPGLTHPTAGPIIGRSTLLIHPIGTGQMAVLTYRLSLCDDRLKPAIRPGQRVVEQPTLVIPDTLADPVACANPLVAGPLQIRFYAAAPIITADGHRLGTINILDTRPHLMTEADTAALADLAAIVLDSLELRLSALRLLREEQARHKEQQETRERAERDMAAITAFATTLQRTLLPPALPTIAGLELACHYQTDSPRDVGGDFYDVFPLGADRWAFFLGDCHPHTPPAPKTGQEP; via the coding sequence GTGCGCTCCCACCACAGCGGTGCCGGACCCGCCGCCGTCACCTACCACGACAAGAACGGCACCAAGAACCAGGTCCTGGTCAACCACTGCGGCTGCGGCGACCACGCCGCCGGAACCGCCGAAGCCCACCTCGCCGCCGAGGAAACCGCCGCCGCACCGGGCGGCCAGCGACCCCCAGGAGCCGCCCGGTGTCAGCTGCACCGCGAAGCCCGCACCCAACTCCTTTCGCCATACGCCGCCCCTCTGCCTGCCCCCGGTCTCACCCACCCCACGGCTGGCCCGATCATCGGCCGCAGCACCCTCCTCATCCATCCAATTGGAACCGGACAAATGGCTGTGCTGACGTACCGGCTTAGCCTGTGCGACGACCGCCTGAAACCCGCCATCCGTCCAGGTCAGCGAGTTGTGGAACAACCCACCCTGGTGATCCCCGACACCCTGGCCGATCCGGTGGCCTGCGCCAACCCGCTGGTGGCGGGCCCACTGCAGATCCGCTTCTACGCAGCCGCCCCGATCATCACGGCCGACGGACACCGGCTGGGCACCATCAACATCCTCGACACCCGCCCCCACCTGATGACCGAGGCCGACACCGCCGCCTTGGCCGACCTGGCCGCCATCGTCCTCGACAGCCTGGAACTGCGGCTGTCCGCCCTGCGCCTGCTGCGCGAGGAGCAGGCGCGGCACAAGGAACAGCAGGAGACGCGGGAGCGGGCCGAGCGGGACATGGCGGCCATCACCGCCTTCGCCACCACACTGCAGCGCACCCTGCTGCCGCCCGCACTGCCGACGATCGCCGGACTGGAACTGGCCTGCCACTACCAGACCGACTCCCCGCGGGACGTCGGCGGAGACTTCTACGACGTCTTCCCGCTGGGCGCCGATCGGTGGGCGTTCTTCCTGGGCGACTGCCACCCTCACACTCCACCCGCACCGAAAACCGGCCAGGAGCCCTGA
- a CDS encoding STAS domain-containing protein translates to MPVLQALELSHIIRQGQALITVAGELDLDTAPAVNAAIQHCLHEGVRSIDVDLSELSFCDVSGLNAFLTAARQARAAGSTFQLHHPSRSVTRVFELTGTCFLLLCSPAVRVPGPCCPITADPRGAAAW, encoded by the coding sequence ATGCCTGTTCTGCAGGCGCTGGAGTTGTCTCACATCATTCGACAGGGCCAGGCGTTGATCACCGTGGCCGGTGAGCTCGACCTGGACACCGCGCCCGCGGTCAACGCGGCAATACAGCACTGTCTTCACGAAGGTGTCCGGTCGATCGACGTCGATCTCAGCGAGCTGTCCTTCTGCGACGTCAGCGGACTGAACGCCTTCCTGACCGCCGCCCGGCAGGCCCGAGCGGCCGGAAGCACGTTCCAACTGCACCACCCCTCTCGCTCGGTGACCCGAGTGTTCGAACTGACCGGCACGTGCTTCCTGCTGCTGTGCTCCCCCGCAGTGCGCGTGCCGGGCCCCTGCTGCCCCATAACGGCCGATCCGCGCGGCGCGGCGGCCTGGTGA